A stretch of DNA from Gimesia chilikensis:
CGTGACGGAGACTGTCAATGAGGAGACCGAAGTTGTCCGGGCCCTGGATCGCCAGACCGGAAAGGAACTCTGGAAACAGTCCTGGCCTGGTGCGATCAGTGTTCCCTTTTTTGCGAAAGCGAATGGGGACTGGATCCGCGCCACACCCGCTTTTGATGGAGAGCGACTGTATGTCGCCGGCATCCGGGATGTGCTGGTCTGCCTGGATGCGGCCAGTGGCAGCATTCTCTGGCGACTCGACTTCGTCGAGCAGCTCAAATCCTCGCTACCCTCGTTCGGCTTTGCTTCGTCTCCCCTCGTGACCGATGAGGCGGTGTATGTGCAGGCCGGTGGCGGTTTCTGCAAAGTCAACAAGTTGACGGGAGAAGTCATCTGGCGCGTGCTGGAAGACGGGGGCGGCATGTTCGGCAGTGCATTCTCTTCTCCCTGCCTGGCAGAACTGGATGGCGTGCAGCAGATTCTGGTTCAGACCCGGACGACGCTGGCGGGTGTCGATCCGGAATCGGGTCAGGTGTTCTGGGAACAGAAGATCCCCGCGTTTCGAGGTATGAATATTCTGACGCCGTCAGTTGTGAATAACACCGTCTTTACCAGCAGTTATGGCGGACGTTCGTTTCTGTTTGACATCACCCGCAACGATGGTAAGTGGCAGGTCAAGGAACTCTGGTCGAATGCGATTCAGGGTTATATGTCATCGCCGATCATTCTGGACGGGTACATTTACCTGCATTTGAAAAATCAACGTTTTACCTGTCTCGACCTGAAAACAGGAAAAGCGGTCTGGACAACAGCCCCATACGGTAAATACTGGAGCATGGTCACCGATGGTCAGAAGATCCTGGCGTTGGATCAGAAAGGGGAACTGCTGCTGATCAAAGCCAGTCCGAAGAAATTTGATCTGATCGATCAGCGCAAAGTCGCCGATGACTCCTGGGCATACCTGGCTGTCAGCGGGAAGGATCTGTTTATCCGCGACCTGAAGCAGCTTTCTGTTTACCAGGCAGAGTAGGACAGTCTGAAGAACGAAGAGGTTAACATGAGCGTTCCTGAAATTCGAATCCGCCAGTTGAATAAGGCTCCGCTGAAGGGTGATGGAGACTACGTTCTGTACTGGATGATCGCCAACCGCCGCACCCGTTTCAATTTCAGCCTGGAGCGGGCGGTCGAAGTGGCGAAGGGTCTGGATAAACCGCTGGTCGTCTTAGAAGCGCTGCGCTGCGGTTACCGCTGGGCCAGCGACCGGATGCATCGTTTTGTCCTGCAGGGCATGGCGGATAACCGAGCGAACTTTGAAGAGACTGTAGCGACCTACTATTGTTATGTGGAACCTGAGGCGGGTCACGGCTCAGGACTGTTAGAAGCTCTGGCCGACAAAGCGTGCGCGATTGTTACTGATGATTTTCCCTGTTTCTTTCTGCCGCGGATGCTGGACCACGTGGCCCCGCGCTTGCCCGTCAGCCTGGAAGCCATCGATTCCAATGGACTGCTGCCGCTGCGGGCTGCCTCCCAGGTTTATCCCACGGCGTATGCATTTCGTCGCTTCCTGCACAAGGAACTGCCGCCCCACCTGCTGGAGATGCCTAAGACGAATCCCCTGGCGCGTATTAAACTGCCCGAACTGAAATCGCTGCCCAAAGAGATTATCGACCGCTGGCCGATGGCGACCGATGAAATGCTGACGGCCACACCTGAAGTGCTGGCGGACCTGCCCCTCGATCATGGTGTTGGACCAGCATCCTTTGACGGCGGGGAGGAAGAAGCACTCAAAGCGCTGCGACGTTTCTTTGATACCCGCTTCGAACGCTACGCCGACGAACGGAATCTGCCTGAAGAAGAAGTCACCAGCGGGCTCTCCCCTTACCTGCACTTCGGTCACATCTCGGTGCACGATGTGTTTGATTCCATCGCCCGCCGGGAAGAGTGGTCGGTCGAAAAGGTGATGGATCAGAAGCCGACCGGTAAACGAGCCGGGTGGTGGCAGATGAGTGAGACGGCGGAAGGTTTTCTGGACGAACTGATCACCTGGCGGGAGCTGGGTTACAACATGTGCTGGCAGCGGGATGACTACGACCAGTACTCTTCCCTCCCCGACTGGGCGCAGACTACGCTCGACGAGCACGCGTCCGATCCGCGCGAATATACTTACTCGCTGGAAGAGTTCGAACAGGCGAAAACACACGATCCCCTCTGGAACGCAGCGCAGACGCAACTGGTGACCGAAGGCCGTCTGCATAATTACATGCGGATGCTGTGGGGCAAGAAAATCCTGCACTGGTCGGACTCTCCGCAGGACGCGCTCGAGATCATGATCGAACTCAACAACAAGTATGCGGTCGACGGGCGAAATCCGAATTCGTATTCCGGCATCTTCTGGTGTCTGGGCCGTTACGATCGTGCCTGGGGTCCCGAGCGGGAGATCTTTGGTAAGATCCGTTACATGACCAGTCAAAACACGGCCCGCAAATTCAGCGTCGATGGCTACCTGGAACGCTACGGTAATCAAAAACGCCAGGGTGCGTTATTCGATTGAAGTTTACAGCTGCCCTGCACTACACTGACTCCCTGTCAGCCTAATCAATCACTTTTGTCAGTGCGCAAGACCAGGGAGCCCGGTTGTGGCCAGAGATCTTTTTCAGGGAACGGTACCTTATTACGTGCGTTATCGCGTGCCCTACCCCGAGGAACTGCTTACCCGGATCCGGGACCGGGCTGCGATTTCGGGAGAAGATTGCCTGCTGGACCTGGGCAGCGGCACCGGTGAGATCGCATTACGGCTGGCGCCTCACTTTCGCGAAGTGACAGCCGTCGAACCCGATCCTGCGATGCGGTCTGCGGGACTGACGAAGATGCGGGAACAGCAGATCGATAATGTCAGCTGGCGTTCCGAAACCGCGGAAGCCTTTTCTGCGGACGAGAAAACATTTGAGCTGGTAACGATCGGCGCAGCCTTCCACTGGATGGATCGCGGATTGATGGCACGACGGATCCGAGGCTGGCTGCGTCCTGAACAGCCGCTGGTGATCCTGGGATACACGAGCATCTGGAGCGGGACTACGGACTGGCTCCCACTGGTGCGGGAAGTTCTGCAGCGCTGCCTGGGAGCAAAACGGCGTGCGGGTTCGGGCAACTTCCCCGAACTCTCCCAGCCTCACGAACAGGTCCTGCAGGAAGCGGGCTACCAGATCGAGGAACTCAAGACCCGGATCACACAACAGTGGACGCTGGAGACACTGATTGGCAATCTCTATTCAACGTCCTTCGCCTCCCCGGCCGTCCTGGGAGAAAAGCGGAGTGCCTTCGAAGCCGACCTGAGGCAGACACTACTCGACTTTGACTCCCGCGGCACGTATTCCGAAGAGATGACCTTCTATGCCCTGCTGGCATGGCCGGAGTAGTGCTTACCGCTGACGGAAGCCGTGGTAGAGGTTGAGCAGACGAAAGTCTTCCTGTTGCCGGATTCGAGCGGCGCTCAGTTCTTCGGCCTTGGAAAGCAGGAGTGCTCCGCCTGTTTCAAGGATGTGGCGCGGATTCTGCTTTTGTTGTTCGGCCATCGCCTGAGCGGCTCTTTCCATTACCAGTTGATGGTCCCACTCGCGCAATAACCGGTAATACTCGTCTGAATTTGAAGACGGATCTAAGGGAAGAAACGGGGCGGCCTGTGTGTGAAAATAAAAGTGGTTTGTCTGCGCCTGTTTCGGTGCTGCCTTGTCTGGTTCCCAAACGGAGACCAGCGGCTCGACTAAGGCAGCAGGAGTGGCAAGCTCGATGGTTCGGAGTTCGTAAATACTTCCCTGCTTTTCGGTTGCAGAGACGAGAGAACAGGTCAGTCCCCAGATGACGACGGTGAATAACAGCTGACGCATGGCAGGCCCCCTTTCCGGCTCGATAAGTGAACGCGTTCCTTCAGTCGTGGTTCTTATCAGAACGAAGCCCATGTGTCGAGGCCTTTTGTCCAGTGCTGCTCAGTAAACAGGCCAGATGCCGGGGGTGGCGAGTTCGAGCACGTGGTCGTCGGGATCGCGGAAGTAGAGACTTTCGCCGCCGCGGGGCCAGCTCATGCGGCTGATAATTTCCACGCCTGCAGAGACGAGGCGTTCTTCCCATTTGGCGAGGTCGTCCCGTTCGATGGCGAAGGCGAAGTGGACCGGGCCATCGCCGTCGTGGGGTGGAATCACGCCCCCTTCGAGATGGGCTGCGGTATGCGTGGCGCCCCGTTTGAAGATCAGAAACACGCTACGGTCGCCGGCGTTCATGGCGCAGAACCGCTGGTCCTCCGCCATGATTTCGAATTCGAACAACTGCCGATAAAAGTCGACTGCGGTCTGCAGGTCATCTACGTAAATCGACGTCTCCAGTACGCCATGCACTTTCACTCTGGTCTCTCCTCTCAGGCTGCCTGACTCTGTGCTTCCGCTTCATAACGCAGGATATCACCGGGCTGACACTCCAGGTATTCACAGATCTTTTCCAGCGTCGCGAAGCGAATCCCTTTGACTTTCCCCGACTTGAGCAGCGATAGATTCTGCTCGGTGATCCCCACGTGTTTTGCCAGATCACGTGAGGTGACTTTGCGTCGGGCCAGCATGACATCCAGTGTTATACAAATTCGCATCGATTCCTGCTTCGCTCGCTAAAACTCGTGTTAAGCTCTGGTTCTACTATAGCTGAATTCCCGGCGGGTCACCAGACGTCTAAATGATCTGGGCGTGTTCTTCCGCGATCAGGCTGGCCCGCTTTAACAGATTTGCCAGCAGAAAGATCAGTGCTCCGACTCCCGCCAGGATGAACTGATTCGAACCGATGCTGATCGCCAGCATTTTCTGTCCGGGCGGATTATGCATCGTCAATACCACACTGAGCGCCGCTCCGCAGATGGGAGATAACAAAGCAGAGCCCATCAGCCCCAGGGCAAAACGTTTCAGCAGCCGACTGTTTTGTGTGCCCAGATAATCTTCGGCACAACAGGCTTTGAGAAAACGACGTAGCGAAATCAGCCCCCAGTACGTGGGTGCGATCAGCAGGGCTGAGAGTAAAACCATGCCCACTTTAGTTGATACCGGCAGCGGAAAGGGAATGGCCTGGACAGGAATCCTGCCATTCTGTTTCGCGATCAGGTCGGCACAAAACCAGACCCAGATTAAAAATGCGGGCATCACCCAGAGGGACAAAGCACACAGATAATACAGAATACGGCAAATGACACTGGTACGATCTTTACGAGCCATCTCAGGAATCCTTTCCAAAGGGTTTGTTGTTGAACGGCGAATTTTTATCGTTTTACGATAAACAGCACAACCCCGGTTTTTGAGAATTTAAGTCGCTTCTGTTTACTGCCGATCTCAACTCCCCTGCGACAGCCAGCCTCCCGGCTGAGGTGTCGCGGTGGACTGCGTATCGCGATACCAGGCTTTGAGCTGCTTGAGCATTTTCGCTGCCTGAGCGGGTTCGGTTGACTGCAGGTCTTCTTTCTCGCCCGGATCGCGGTCGAGGCGATAGAGTTCAACCTTTTCATTTTCGAAGGTGCCCGGTTTTGCGCGGGGATGCTGCACGACCAGTTTCCAGGGACCGTCCCGCATCGCTTCTGCGCGTCCGCCCCGATTCGAAAGTGAGGCCCAGAACAGCGGACGTGACGGGAGCGATTTCTGTTCAAATAGAACCGGAGAGAGATCGACGCCATCCAGGGGACGCTCCTGAGGTGGAGTCACCTGGGCGATTCCCAGCAGGGTCGGCATGACATCAATGCTGATCGCGGGGAAATCCGAGACGGTGCCCGCCTCAATCTTACCAGGCCACCAGGCGATGGCAGGCACGCGATGTCCGCCTTCATAAACCGAACCTTTGGCGCCCCGCAGCGCGGGACTGCCACTCGGGAAATCACGCGAGGGACCATTGTCCGAGAAGAACAGCACGAACGTATTTTTATCGAGTCCCGATTTCACGAGGAACTCACGAATCTGCCCTACGCCTTCATCGACGGGGAGCGTCATCCCTTTGAACTTCTCGATGCGTTCCCCTTCATGGGCCGGCTTCCAGCGTTTCCAGCCTTCGGCTTCGGTACGCCGAACCGGATCGCCGGGGACCTGTACCGGGTTGTGAATGGCTTCATGCGCCAGGTAGAGGCAGAAGGGACGGTCCTGGTTTTCCTTGATGAACTGCAGGGCGTACTGGTTGATCAGGTGCGTCGAGTAGCCGGGTTCTTCGGTCTCCTGGCGTCCGTGCCACCAGTCGTGTTTGACGTGGTCTCCTACATGACTGATGAAATCGATATTGCCGCTGTGATAACCGACGAAGGTATCGAACCCGTGATTGTCAGGATGATACTCAGCGGAATTGTGCGGGTAGCCCTGGTGCCATTTTCCGATCAGGCCGGTCTGGTACCCCGCCTGTTTCAACAGTTCGGCGAAGGTGTTTTCGCTGCGTTTCAAACCTTTTAGATGCTCGGGATGATCGCTGACCGGATGGATGACCGCTTCAATGCCAGCCCGCTGCTGATAGCGACCGGTGAGCAGACCGGCCCGCGTGGGCGAACAGACGGTGCCCGAAGAATGAAAGTCGGTCAGTTTCAGACCTTCCTTAGCCAGCCGATCGATCTCGGGAGTTTTAAAGTAGGGATTGCCGAAACAGCTGACTCCCGCGTAGCCCATATCGTCGACCATGATCACGATCAGATTAGGGCGATCTCCCGGCGTCCGCGGGGCCGCGGCTGTGGTGCTTCGTGGAACAGACTGGGAGAGACAGAGCGTCAACAGGCACAGACATAAGCTACGCATCCCGGAATTGAGCACGATTCGATTCCTCTTTGATTACAGGTAGAAACGGGAAGATCAGGCGGGTCGTGTATCGATTATAACAGACCCGAGAGGAAAAGCACGGTTGCACTCCCAGACCCTGCTATGACAGTCTGACCGGCGTGCTTTGAATTCTGAATTTTCTGCTTGCGTTCCTGTAAACAATTCCGGAATATTGTACTTCAGATCAGTCGATCCAATTTCATTTCTTCTCATTCTGGATCTCTTAGCTGGCGGGACCAAACCATGATTCAATTCCAGTGTGAACACTGTTTTCAGGATTATAAAGTCCGCGATGACCGTGCGGGGCAGACTCTCAAGTGTAAATCCTGTGGAGAGCGGATGCAGGTCCCTGCAGGCGATGATGACCTGCTGGACGATTTCTACGAAGACGACGAGGAAGTCTACGAGAGCTCGGCGAGGCCGGCACGTAAAAAGACGTCATCCAAAGGGGGCAAACAGAAAAAGCAGTCAGGGAACAGCGCCAATTCGCCGGTGACCCTGATTGCTGGTATTGTGGCCTTCGTGGTGATGTTCTTTGTCTCTTATACACTGGTCCGTTCCCTGATGGGAGGGGGAGAACCGGAAGAGATCGCACAGCCGCACCAGGAACTGGCTCCCGCTGGAGTGACACCAGCGCCCGCTCCCGCGCCTGTTGAGGAAAAAGCCGAGTCAGAACCACCGGCGAAACCGATGGAGATCGCGAACACCAAGCCGGTGAGCGGTCAACCGGCGGCGAAGAAAGCGACGCCGGCTCCCACGAAACCGAAACCCCAGCCGGAACCGGAGCAGAAGTGGACCTCCCTCGTCGATCCGCCGCTGGTGACCGCGGACTGGCCGGAATCGTCACGCTTGAAAATTGACCTGAAGAATGCGGAAGAGAAACTGGTGGTGCCCAGCGGGTCCGGCCCGGTGGTTGCCGTGCAGTATAAGAACCGCAGTCTCTATCACTTTGACATCTGGAACCTGGCGACGGAGAAGAAAATCGGTGAGATCTCGATCACGCCTCCCCAGGAATGGATGATCCTGACGCCCAAATTCAAACTGAGTGCAGACGGGAAATATCTGCTGCTGAATATTACCGAACGCACATCGAAAATCCCCAAGCTGGTCTGCTGGGATACCACGACCGGAAAAATCGTTTCCGAATGGCAGGTTGATGCGCCCGGCAGCGTGGTCTCTTTATATGAAATCTGCGGGAACAACGGCGCGTTCGTGCAGTTGATCCGCAAAGACGGGGGCAAGTACAAAACGATTCTCAAACGCTGGGACCTGCAGACCGGAAAGCTCGAACAGGAAAGCGAGATCAAATCCAGCGAGTTCGCGAGCCACAGTTACCTGGTCAGCCCGGGGGGCAACTACCTGGCGACCAACACGAGTAACAAAGTTTTCTTCTACGACCTGCGTACGCTGAAACTGCTCTATCTCATGGAGCTGGATGGTCACCTGGATCCCCGTGCGAAATATTATTCGCTGCAGGCTCTGGATTTTTCGCGGGACGGGAAACAACTGGGGATGCTGGTCACCGAATCGGGAAAAACCGAGATCTGGCTGGTGAACCTGGAAGATGGCAAGCCGGAACGGGCGTTCGAAATAGCTGGCAACCTGAGCGATCAGTTCAGTCAGCCTTCCTACGAAGGGAACAAGCTGGAACTGACCCCCTCCGGCAGAAGTTTTCTGCTCTACGGTGCCCTGCTCGTCGATCGCGAGAGCCGGCGGAGTGTGTGGGTCCTCGAACCGCCGCCGAACGTGATTATCCGCCGCCCCCTCTACCTGACTCCCCATTACCTGTTTGCGAACACCGACAGTGCGCTGACCGATGACAAGGGACGTTTGCGACTTAACCGTAAGCCTCAACTGGTGACGGTACCTCTGCCGGAGAAACAGATCACGGATGGTCTGGCTGCTTATCAGAGCGAATCGGATGCGATTCTGAGGACCGGTTCGAAAGTCAGTATCAATGTCAACGTGGTGAATATCAAATTCGGCAAGGAGGACGAAGTCAAAGAAGTTCTGCAGGAAGTACTCAAGGATCGCCTGGAAGCAGATGGTTTTGAAGTGGCGGAAGACCAGCCGCTGATCTTCCAGATGGAGTACCAGGAACAGGCGGGTAACAAGCTGCAGATGTCGAAACGGGGTCGGCCCTCACCCGGCAATCCGTTGGGCCGCACTCCCACCGGGGAAACACTGCAATCGACGGCAGCCGCGTTTAAGCTGTCGTGGGTGCAGAAGTCTCCCAAGCGCACGCTCTGGACGAAACAGGTGCTGGTCAATCCCCGCTTTCTGATTCTCCGCAATGCCACCGAACAGGAGGCCCGCGAGCAGATGTTTGAGGGACTGCAGAACCGGTTGATGGGAGAACTGATCCCCTACTTCATCCCGAAAGAAAAAGGACTCTCGATGCTGCCCGGCGAGACACAACTGCCGGAGTAATTTTCGCTTTCCGACTCATTGTGTTTCATCCATCACGGTTCAACCGAGACTTCTCTCGAAAGCGGTATTGAACTGCGCGTGATACTCGGA
This window harbors:
- a CDS encoding PQQ-binding-like beta-propeller repeat protein, whose product is MHQLRLISLSLVFMFGFTASATSADQTLPNQSWSQWRGPQRDGTLPGTALPDSLNEQNLKLRWELPLSPGYSGPIVTADRVFVTETVNEETEVVRALDRQTGKELWKQSWPGAISVPFFAKANGDWIRATPAFDGERLYVAGIRDVLVCLDAASGSILWRLDFVEQLKSSLPSFGFASSPLVTDEAVYVQAGGGFCKVNKLTGEVIWRVLEDGGGMFGSAFSSPCLAELDGVQQILVQTRTTLAGVDPESGQVFWEQKIPAFRGMNILTPSVVNNTVFTSSYGGRSFLFDITRNDGKWQVKELWSNAIQGYMSSPIILDGYIYLHLKNQRFTCLDLKTGKAVWTTAPYGKYWSMVTDGQKILALDQKGELLLIKASPKKFDLIDQRKVADDSWAYLAVSGKDLFIRDLKQLSVYQAE
- a CDS encoding FAD-binding domain-containing protein; its protein translation is MSVPEIRIRQLNKAPLKGDGDYVLYWMIANRRTRFNFSLERAVEVAKGLDKPLVVLEALRCGYRWASDRMHRFVLQGMADNRANFEETVATYYCYVEPEAGHGSGLLEALADKACAIVTDDFPCFFLPRMLDHVAPRLPVSLEAIDSNGLLPLRAASQVYPTAYAFRRFLHKELPPHLLEMPKTNPLARIKLPELKSLPKEIIDRWPMATDEMLTATPEVLADLPLDHGVGPASFDGGEEEALKALRRFFDTRFERYADERNLPEEEVTSGLSPYLHFGHISVHDVFDSIARREEWSVEKVMDQKPTGKRAGWWQMSETAEGFLDELITWRELGYNMCWQRDDYDQYSSLPDWAQTTLDEHASDPREYTYSLEEFEQAKTHDPLWNAAQTQLVTEGRLHNYMRMLWGKKILHWSDSPQDALEIMIELNNKYAVDGRNPNSYSGIFWCLGRYDRAWGPEREIFGKIRYMTSQNTARKFSVDGYLERYGNQKRQGALFD
- a CDS encoding class I SAM-dependent methyltransferase, which produces MARDLFQGTVPYYVRYRVPYPEELLTRIRDRAAISGEDCLLDLGSGTGEIALRLAPHFREVTAVEPDPAMRSAGLTKMREQQIDNVSWRSETAEAFSADEKTFELVTIGAAFHWMDRGLMARRIRGWLRPEQPLVILGYTSIWSGTTDWLPLVREVLQRCLGAKRRAGSGNFPELSQPHEQVLQEAGYQIEELKTRITQQWTLETLIGNLYSTSFASPAVLGEKRSAFEADLRQTLLDFDSRGTYSEEMTFYALLAWPE
- a CDS encoding VOC family protein gives rise to the protein MKVHGVLETSIYVDDLQTAVDFYRQLFEFEIMAEDQRFCAMNAGDRSVFLIFKRGATHTAAHLEGGVIPPHDGDGPVHFAFAIERDDLAKWEERLVSAGVEIISRMSWPRGGESLYFRDPDDHVLELATPGIWPVY
- a CDS encoding helix-turn-helix domain-containing protein — protein: MRICITLDVMLARRKVTSRDLAKHVGITEQNLSLLKSGKVKGIRFATLEKICEYLECQPGDILRYEAEAQSQAA
- a CDS encoding DUF2975 domain-containing protein yields the protein MARKDRTSVICRILYYLCALSLWVMPAFLIWVWFCADLIAKQNGRIPVQAIPFPLPVSTKVGMVLLSALLIAPTYWGLISLRRFLKACCAEDYLGTQNSRLLKRFALGLMGSALLSPICGAALSVVLTMHNPPGQKMLAISIGSNQFILAGVGALIFLLANLLKRASLIAEEHAQII
- a CDS encoding sulfatase-like hydrolase/transferase; the protein is MLNSGMRSLCLCLLTLCLSQSVPRSTTAAAPRTPGDRPNLIVIMVDDMGYAGVSCFGNPYFKTPEIDRLAKEGLKLTDFHSSGTVCSPTRAGLLTGRYQQRAGIEAVIHPVSDHPEHLKGLKRSENTFAELLKQAGYQTGLIGKWHQGYPHNSAEYHPDNHGFDTFVGYHSGNIDFISHVGDHVKHDWWHGRQETEEPGYSTHLINQYALQFIKENQDRPFCLYLAHEAIHNPVQVPGDPVRRTEAEGWKRWKPAHEGERIEKFKGMTLPVDEGVGQIREFLVKSGLDKNTFVLFFSDNGPSRDFPSGSPALRGAKGSVYEGGHRVPAIAWWPGKIEAGTVSDFPAISIDVMPTLLGIAQVTPPQERPLDGVDLSPVLFEQKSLPSRPLFWASLSNRGGRAEAMRDGPWKLVVQHPRAKPGTFENEKVELYRLDRDPGEKEDLQSTEPAQAAKMLKQLKAWYRDTQSTATPQPGGWLSQGS